A segment of the Lineus longissimus chromosome 11, tnLinLong1.2, whole genome shotgun sequence genome:
CCATACAACGCCACACTCTCTGTCCATCAACTTGTGGAGAACACAGACGAGACCTACTGCATAGACAACGAAGCTCTGTACGACATCTGTTTTAGGACATTGAAACTGACAACCCCAACCTACGGCGATCTTAACCATCTAGTATCTGCAACCATGTCTGGTGTAACAACTTGCCTCCGATTCCCTGGCCAATTGAACGCCGATCTTCGTAAGCTAGCCGTCAACATGGTGCCATTCCCGCGTCTTCATTTCTTCATGCCTGGCTTTGCTCCTCTGACGTCGCGTGGTAGTCAGCAGTACCGGGCGCTCACAGTCCCAGAGCTTACGCAACAGATGTTTGACGCGAAGAATATGATGGCCGCCTGTGACCCACGACACGGTCGCTATCTGACCGTAGCTGCCATGTTCCGAGGACGCATGTCGATGAAGGAGGTTGATGAACAAATGTTGAACGTCCAGAACAAGAACAGCAGTTACTTTGTTGAATGGATTCCCAACAATGTGAAGACGGCTGTCTGTGATATCCCTCCGCGTGGCCTCAAGATGTCCGCTACGTTTATCGGCAACAGCACTGCTATCCAGGAGCTGTTCAAGCGCATCTCCGAGCAGTTCACCGCTATGTTCCGTCGTAAGGCTTTCTTGCATTGGTACACTGGTGAGGGTATGGACGAGATGGAGTTCACGGAGGCCGAATCCAACATGAACGACTTGGTGTCGGAATATCAGCAGTACCAAGATGCCACTGCTGAAGAGGAGGGCGAATTCGACGAAGAGGAAGAAGATGCTGAAGAAGCTTAAATCTTGGACTGATTCATTCCAAAAGTTGTGTTTCCGAGTCTTAGTTTTCCATCATACTGCTCTGTCTTTGTACTGTGCAATACTAAAATAATTTCAGGACTCCATatgaaattgaacatttcatgCTACCATTGGTTTTGCTGCTAGATCTGCATAAAGTCTCCACCATGCATACTGTTATTTTAAGTTGTACCAAATCAAAGCAGCACAAAAGTAGAAAACGTCACATTATTAAGAAATCAAACTAACTATCGAAGCACTGCACTTATGAATCTTGATTTGAGAATGACTTTTGTAAACCATCCATATGCAGTGGTCAGGAGAAGACATCAAGTTAAACAGTCTGGGAGTCCTGACCAAATCATGCCAAAATTTTGTGTTCTCTTGTGTTGTAATTGTATGTCATAAATACCGGTTCTTTTTACAGTCTTTTTGGAAACATTTTGTACAATCATGTGAATTGTACCCTCGTTCATTTTGCTATGTTGACCAACCATCTGATGCATGTTTGAATCATGCAGATTTCAATAAAATGAATTTTATGTGAATTTGGATTTGTCGCTGTTCAAAGTTATTTCTGCTTTCGATAAACACTTCCTACATGAAACTCTGAATTTAAGGATATGGTTAAGAAGTTTATTGTCACGTCGATACAGGACTTGGGGAAACCATGTGTAGTTTCTTGGAATTCGATGAGGAATGTCACCGATCCTGATGTCTGCCTCCACCAGAAGTAAATTTTGCTGTCGCAAACAAGGAACCATTCTTGCCATAGGTTGGAATTGTGCTGTCCCCACCGTTTCATCTCGTCTTGAACTAGACGTCTTTCAAGGCTGCCCTCTCCCATTCAGGAAATCGCACAAGGGTGTCTTGGCTCAGATAGAAATGGGCAGAGGCAATACCAATACAGCTGGAATTTCAGTCCGGTGTAGTCCAACAATGAAATTGTCTGTCTCCCTGGTATCTCACAACCCAAAAATTTGTCTTTAATCGATTATTAGTGCATGTTAAGCTGCTGCCTTGGGTTATTGATATGGTTATGTCTGTCTTTTTGGTATTTCACAAGTTCATTAGTGTAAAACTTGTCTTGGGTTGTTTGATATGGTTGTGACTTGTGTCTGTCTTCTTGGTATTTCACTAGCCAAAAATTGTCTAGACTAATGTACTCGTGTTGTTGTACATGTGAGACTGttgtcttcatcatcgtcatctgctTCACCATCAGAGGAGTGAAACTCCTGTTGACTGTTATCTGTAATGGTATCTTAATATGCTAGGTTCTTAGCATGCGCAAAATTGGGGATGGAGCACTGCTAAGGCAAAGTTATTGTAGGCTACGTTTCGTCAAATTGTTCTCGTCGTCTTGGACATTGAGTCATACCATTATCTTCAGAGTGACACATGAAATTCATTATGTGACACCTGTTAAATGTCTACTGGTAATAGTATGAAAGCTGGCTGCCACACCCAACACCAATGACACATTATGATGATGCCATGTGCCACGCCCACTTTTAGTTGACGGATGGTGCTGTCACCTAACAGAGAAAAGAAGAACTGAAATCATCATGGATTCCCTCTATTTTTACTAGTTCCCGCGAACTAATGGTGGCGCtgaagaactccgacatccctcaatGTGTTAAtggaggatgtaacaaatcgcaatTTTGAACACTGATGGATCGAAAAAGACCAAATTATTCCCGCGACAGGGATCGCGATTATGACAGGGATAGGCAGAAAAAGATAATGAAATATGACGGAGCAGTAAAACAGTCACTTCCACCGTAAGTGGCCTTGGATTTAGGTAGAAAATGGAGTGCTAAGTGTCAGAAAATAACATCATTACTAGGCCTACATAGGAaattgtgtacaaaatgcacaggCCACAGTTTACATACGTCATACGATAGTGTGTATTATTTAGTATGAATAAGAGTAAGACAGCCGTTGTATCCGCCTGCGTATTTGCATTCCTGCATTGCCATGCCATTTATACTACAGAACATGAAGTGCCGGTTACTGATAACTGGCCATGCACGAGAACAGGGAGTAGGGCTCACCGCCCTCGCCCTACAACTCCATTTTTTGGTTCACCGCATTGGTGGATGCCTGGATAAGGATGGATGTTGTTGACATCGCACCGTACCAGTAACAATACCAGGTGCCCAATACCATCCCAGTCGGATGGGCCTGATCAGGTTTTCCTCTCATTCTTTATACTATTCCAGTCAGGGTGGCAATCCCCGGGAACAAGAAGACCGCCACCTAGAGGAgaagagagagatgagagaacTCATGTTACGTGAACATGTGTCGAACAATCCGAATAAGGGGCCGTGGGCATCGATTGGCAAAGATGTGAAAGTTGTCCAATGTAAGTACAAGCCTACCTATCATAACAGAAGCACAGTTAAAGTGAAATCATGAACAGAATCCTAGGGTTCGAAATTGGGGGTCCGGAAATTGGTGTCCCTGCATTGATTAAGAAAAGGCATTTTTACTCTCAAAGCACAAAATGTGTTTAAAATTGAAATGTATTTGTCATCTCTGGTTTTTAGGTTGGCGCTGCAAAGATTATGGACATCGCTCTGGAGATCAAGAGTGTCGGTTGTTAACGCAGAAAAACAAGTCAACAGAAATCTTTAGATTTGTAAGTATCATATTCAGTATCATGTATTAGCATGCAAGAAGGGGGAGGATATTTGTAAAATTGAAGTCGTGACACAACATCAGGGGGCTAATATCCAAGAGGGTCGTGATGTTGATGATGGTTATGCTGAGGTTGTGTTATATTGACTAGCACCACTGACCCTTCCAGAAACTTCTGATATGCTTGACCCAACATGAAAGAAAAGTCTTGGAAAGATACACATACACTTCATTATCTTCATTTAAAGAATGCAACCCTGTATTAATTTATGGAGAGAAAACAATTCATTGTGGTAATatgctaaaaatatatttttcacagTACTGGTATTATTATCAAGACTTCTTCTGGTTGATAAGACTGTGTTATTATATATTTTCCCTAGGAACATGAAGATCCCATGCATAAATATTTTGAAGAGAGgaagagaaaagaaaaagaggaaagGTAACAAATTTGAAAGCACTACCATAACCAGATTCGCATCGCCTTCTTGTCTTAACGAATTCCGACCTGATACATATATCACTTTCTCCATAAGAGACCTTGTCACAGTCCCTTTCTCACTCATCAGGAGACTTCATTCCTCTCTAAGAGGGCAGACCCTGAAGGAGTCAAAAAAAGATGATGTTCCGTCCCAGCTGCATTTTAGGGTACTGACACAAATACAAATACTTTGTGCGCAATAATGCAGTTATGAGATCAACTCAACTggaaacaaaaaatactgatcTCGCCTAGATATGCTTTTGCAAAAGTGTTGTTGatgaaaatttatattttgggAGTTACTCAAGATCAAAAGTATACAATGTTTTTTGTATCATCTGgtttaccatatacatgtagcagagcAGTGTGGTGCAATAGGAGACTCGTGTCTGGTAGTACAACTACAAgcttattctttttcttgagtTGATATTAACAGATTGTTCAAGAATGTAGATGTACCCATTCTTGCAATTTATTCTATTCAGTGTTTGACCTGTCTTCATTTTCTGTGTACCTATTTTGTTATTGTATTTCAGAGTGGAACAGTTGAAGCTACTTTTAGAAGATTCCTCTACAGACAGTGATAGTAACAGTGACAGTTCATCCTCTCGTAGCCCTCAAAGAGAAAAACATAAGAAgtgcaagaaaaagaaaaaggacgTAAAATCAAAGACAAATAAACATAAgccaaaaacaaagaaaataaaagtCAAATCTAAAAAGGATCAGACTCGAAAGAAAAGTAAAAGAGAAAAGAAAAAGCAGTccaaaaaatcaaattcttGTTCTCCCAAATGTAACAGCGAAACTGGTTTAAAAATGTTGCGGACGCAAGATCATATCAATAGTGACGATGTTAAATTGGATGCTACTTCTTTGAACTGTGATAAAGGTGATCAACATGTGAAACATGATGTGAGGGAAACAGCCAGTTATGGTCCATCTCCACGCGATATTCCAACTCGCATTCAAACTATTTGTGAGTTGAAGGGTCGGCCGGTTCACGTTGCATCCATTAAGAACAATTTTAGTAGTTCTGAGGACCAGAAGGCGTCTAGTGTGCCAAAAGACATTGCGAATTCGGATGCTGGACGACCAGCTGTATCTGAATCGGAGTTGCAGAGGGAATTGAGACGCTTTCGGATAGAATCTCTCCAGCTGAAGGGCCAAGTGCTGATCTAATGTGACGTATACCGGtacagtggcacctcccttAGTGAACACCTCTACAtgaaggacactctctctattgaggacaccctctctattaaggacactagtttttgtcccaagttggttgttttcattcaatttgacctctctaatcaggacatggATGTCACAACCGTAAGGACAACCATCAAACCTGGTGGAAAATTCACTGTTTTCATTTGAGGGCAACGTCATaaattttatcaataaaaccaaaagcgatttttttcttcatttataTTAGCTTTTATTCTATGTTATTGAAAACCTGATACATGCATATTTATGAAAAATGTAATTGTACATGTGGCCATCTCCCCAAGACCGTGCTATAGAAATTGGCAATCCCTGCTAAGGACCATTGTCTATCCCTCTTCCAGTTTGCTGGTTCATTCAATCTGGATAAATATGCTGGTGATCACTAAGAATGCATAGATTTTCTGGTTTCATGTCTTCCAAAAACTGCCAGGCGCTATTGTCTCTATCCTCGACCATCGTACTGGCATCGTCATTGAATCGAAAATCCAATGcatttctgatttcaaaatcatacatTTCGTCTGAGGACAAATATAAATAGTCCATCCACTTGGCCAGGACTTTATCACAGAGTTCTTTCGATGCGAGATTGGCAAGAGATGCACAATATGGATGATCCAATGGCAAAGTTTTTAGAGCCCTCAATCTTGCCTTCCCCCTTGACATGGTGAACTTATTCTCCAACTGTGACTGGATGGATGTTCTTTGTAGCGATCCTGGCCTATCACCTTTGTTGTTGGAATTGTTCACATTTAGATTTGCTGTGTTTTCAGATGGTGGAAATATTATCTTCAGTGGTCGAAGTGAAGACGATTTCTCATTGGATGACGTCGAATCTCCACTACTGTGAGTGTCCGttctgacatgactgacactgACAGGTTTGAATGACCACAGTTCTCTGTTTTTTGTTGCCCCAGCTTTTCTTGAGCGTGATAATTTACTGGGGGCACCTCCTCTGGATGATGAAGACTTTTTAACTTCCCCTTTTGCTGTAAAATTGAAGGACGCCATGTCGAGTGTGTTCGTCAAGTTGTCCTGCAAAGCGTCTGcacttaaaatattttcaagagatTTAGCAACTTTTGGAGCCTGTACTTTTTCCTCTGTGGGAGTATCAGAGACGCACTTGAAGCCAAGATCATCCATCACCATTTTGTAGTAATCGGGCTCGTCACAAGTGTCATCACCACAAGCACAATCTGAATCTGAGGGACAGGGACGAGGTGCCACACCCACTCCTGGACCAACCTGGGCTTCTGACAAACATGCCAACAAAGCTTGAACTGCACTGTTTGATTCGTCTTCAATCCCTTTACTCACTTGCTTTGGCATTCTTACGCCTGTGTGAAAAACAAACTTGAGCAATATTGAGTTAATTGTGAGGAAACGTGAATAAATCGAGTGTCTTCACTGACAATGTGGGTCGTTTCGTCTGCTAGGAAATCCCCTGCCTCTTTATCAGCTGGTAGAGATGACGTCATTTGGGGAAATACCAAGATGGAACTTCCTGAAGAAATTTGACAAAATTCTGATAATTTTCACCATTTTCCCAGCCCAGATCTAATATAAGAAGTTGATCACTCGTTCTGGCGAATCAATAACACATGTAAATTATTACTATCTGGGAAGAATGCAGGTTATGGTGTTGTATTTGCTAATTGCAGCATACGCGAGTCATGAACTAACTGAAGTGGTTTCACTTTTCACTGGATTCACCAGCAGTGCAGTAGCCCTACACACCATGTCCATGTACACTGGCTACACTGCAGTTGTTGTTGGTCTTTCTTTGGGTCAGCACTGCCACTGCACTGGCCACTGTCGCTGGAGTTCGCCGTCATGCCTGCATGCTTGGCATGCATAATTGTGTATTGATCTAATACAGGTCCACTTTCAACATTATTTCGGCTTAACAGGCCTGGTGTCCCGCTCCCAGCTATAGGATTGTCGGGAAGTGAGGAAGAGGAAATTCTTCATGCCAATGACACGCCCCACCAATGACATTGTGATGTTAAGTTGGAGTTCAATACAGTCTCCTCTCGCCTTTGCCATTAAATGCCTTATTTTGCTTTTTCAGGTAGTTGTTCTCGATGCAAGATGGCATCCAACATACTCAACCGTATTTCTTCCCCTTGCCGTCAGAAATTTTCAACAAGAATATGGCAGGGACTCCGACATGATCATAAATCTGCTAGTAAAAGAACATTTCAATCTCGTGTGTCAAGTTACGAAAACAGGAAAACACTGTTGCCTCAGTCTCAGATGCAGATAAGGAACGGCGATGACAATTGCCTATTGGGTCTTCAGCTTAGAAGTTTTTCTACAATAAGTTGTTCATTTAAAATGATTGTGCTGACTGAGTTCTCTAAGTCTGACTGCTGTAGGGAGCCCAGGCGTCAGTATTCGATAGAGTTAGATTCTACAGATGTGCGAGGACGTTCTTTAGACAAAAAAATTTACTTCTTGATTGAGAAGTGGTACTTGGAAGAAGCAGTCGACCTGGTGAAGCGCTCTGTGTTGTTGGGGGTCCTGCCCAGTGGTAACACCATGGTCAGTCTTCTCAAACACTTGACTGACGTAGGTGATGTAGAAAACTCAATAGAACTTA
Coding sequences within it:
- the LOC135495561 gene encoding tubulin beta chain — protein: MREIVHMQAGQCGNQIGAKFWEVISDEHGIDPTGTYHGDSDLQLERINVYYNEATGGKYVPRAVLVDLEPGTMDSVRSGPFGQIFRPDNFVFGQSGAGNNWAKGHYTEGAELVDSVLDVVRKEAESCDCLQGFQLTHSLGGGTGSGMGTLLISKIREEYPDRIMNTFSVVPSPKVSDTVVEPYNATLSVHQLVENTDETYCIDNEALYDICFRTLKLTTPTYGDLNHLVSATMSGVTTCLRFPGQLNADLRKLAVNMVPFPRLHFFMPGFAPLTSRGSQQYRALTVPELTQQMFDAKNMMAACDPRHGRYLTVAAMFRGRMSMKEVDEQMLNVQNKNSSYFVEWIPNNVKTAVCDIPPRGLKMSATFIGNSTAIQELFKRISEQFTAMFRRKAFLHWYTGEGMDEMEFTEAESNMNDLVSEYQQYQDATAEEEGEFDEEEEDAEEA
- the LOC135495563 gene encoding NF-kappa-B-activating protein-like, with product MDRKRPNYSRDRDRDYDRDRQKKIMKYDGAVKQSLPPQGGNPREQEDRHLEEKREMRELMLREHVSNNPNKGPWASIGKDVKVVQCWRCKDYGHRSGDQECRLLTQKNKSTEIFRFEHEDPMHKYFEERKRKEKEERVEQLKLLLEDSSTDSDSNSDSSSSRSPQREKHKKCKKKKKDVKSKTNKHKPKTKKIKVKSKKDQTRKKSKREKKKQSKKSNSCSPKCNSETGLKMLRTQDHINSDDVKLDATSLNCDKGDQHVKHDVRETASYGPSPRDIPTRIQTICELKGRPVHVASIKNNFSSSEDQKASSVPKDIANSDAGRPAVSESELQRELRRFRIESLQLKGQVLI